A window of the Xenopus laevis strain J_2021 chromosome 9_10L, Xenopus_laevis_v10.1, whole genome shotgun sequence genome harbors these coding sequences:
- the LOC108701930 gene encoding taste receptor type 2 member 40, with protein sequence MSAMQLIKTMTLIITGPCGIILNSSIVAVHLSHWKKRVILGECDQIILIKGFTNVLLQCFLTFSGTINAFQLYGHFDNNYFLVAYIFFFFLSSLWFWLTAWLAICYCLRLVNISQQFFISLKKRISSGITQLLLGTAVILGMINFPVFWTFNLKAQQNTSITISVNYFIFEEDIKYLSFNAAFGFCLLTLLNSLCIGLSLMSLLRHVQRMKQNNSQSCTGKIKTHARACMTIFLLMALNLFCFVTVFIFVISEFSSGTLWDTFFWSVIMASPSGQAIILFFGNSKLRSGLLKTCISK encoded by the exons ATGTCTGCAATGCAGT taataaaaacaatgacTTTGATCATAACAGGACCATGTGGGATCATCCTAAACTCATCGATTGTAGCTGTGCATCTCAGCCACTGGAAGAAGAGAGTGATCCTTGGGGAGTGTGATCAAATCATTCTAATCAAGGGGTTCACCAATGTTCTCCTCCAGTGCTTTTTAACTTTCAGTGGGACAATCAATGCTTTTCAACTATATGGGCATTTTGacaacaattattttttagtagcttacattttcttcttctttttgtctTCACTCTGGTTTTGGCTGACTGCCTGGCTCGCTATCTGCTACTGCTTGAGACTCGTCAACATTTCACAACAATTCTTTATAAGCTTAAAGAAGAGAATCTCCTCTGGGATTACCCAACTTCTTTTAGGAACAGCGGTAATTTTAGGCATGAttaattttccagttttttgGACATTTAACTTAAAAGCCCAGCAAAACACATCTATCACTATATCAGTTAATTATTTCATCTTTGAGGAAGACATTAAATACCTTTCCTTCAATGCTGCATTTGGTTTCTGCCTGCTGACTCTTCTAAATTCTCTCTGTATTGGACTAAGCCTAATGTCCCTTTTGAGACATGTCCAGAGGATGAAGCAGAATAATTCTcagtcctgcactggtaaaataaaGACCCATGCAAGAGCCTGCATGACAATATTCCTACTTATGGCTTTGAACTTGTTTTGCTTTgtgacagtttttatttttgttatatcagAATTCAGTTCTGGAACTCTTTGGGACACCTTCTTCTGGTCTGTAATCATGGCAAGTCCCTCTGGCCAAGCTATCATTCTGTTTTTTGGAAATTCAAAGTTACGGTCTGGTTTATTAAAGACTTGTATAAGCAAATAG
- the LOC108701931 gene encoding taste receptor type 2 member 4 produces the protein MPSLYDLKNANFRRKIFNSLKTAFFINVIKTTILIVTWLCGVILNSSIVAVYLRDWKNGMSLGECDQTILIMGCNNLFLQCFVTISETIMVYELYRNAMFYKEYYMVGCMLFLSVTYISMWLTACLSICYCVKLVNISHRVFARFQRGLSSASSVFLFGSVLISCLINVPLIWAMDTEFLENTTLSVENSVYKLDIKFMSFSVVIGCCVPVLVTSLCIGLSMMSLLRHVQRMKNKASQSWSPQLQSHVRTCRTMSFLLILNLIFSLTVIILAMGLTNLKDVIVRHVLYWSVIITNPSAKAIVLIFGNTKLKMALSKICFCE, from the exons ATGCCATCTCTTTATGACCTCAAGAATGCCAACTTT AGGAGAAAAATATTTAACTCCCTGAAGACGGcattctttataaatgtaatcAAAACAACAATTCTTATAGTAACTTGGCTATGTGGAGTCATCTTAAACTCATCTATTGTAGCTGTGTATCTCAGAGACTGGAAGAACGGAATGAGCCTCGGGGAGTGTGATCAGACCATTCTGATCATGGGGTGCAACAACCTATTCCTGCAGTGCTTTGTAACCATCAGTGAAACAATTATGGTTTATGAACTATACaggaatgcaatgttttataaagAATACTATATGGTTGGCTGTATGTTATTTCTATCAGTGACTTATATTTCTATGTGGCTCACTGCCTGCCTCTCCATTTGCTATTGCGTGAAGCTTGTCAATATTTCACATAGAGTTTTTGCAAGATTTCAAAGGGGACTCTCCTCTGCAAGCTCTGTGTTTCTGTTTGGATCTGTGTTGATTTCATGCTTGATTAATGTTCCATTAATTTGGGCAATGGATACAGAATTTCTGGAAAATACCACCTTATCAGTTGAAAATTCGGTCTACAAACTGGATATTAAATTCATGTCATTCAGCGTTGTCATTGGTTGCTGTGTGCCAGTTCTTGTAACTTCTCTTTGTATTGGACTGAGTATGATGTCCCTTCTGAGACATGTCCAGAGGATGAAGAACAAAGCTTCTCAGTCCTGGAGTCCTCAATTGCAGAGCCATGTGAGAACTTGCAGGACAATGTCCTTCCTTTTGATTCTGAACTTGATTTTCTCCTTGACGGTTATTATTTTGGCCATGGGTCTAACAAACCTCAAGGATGTCATTGTTAGACATGTATTATACTGGTCTGTTATTATAACAAATCCCTCAGCCAAAGCTATAGTTCTGATTTTTGGAAATACCAAACTAAAAATGGCCTTGTCAAAGATCTGTTTTTGTGAGTGA
- the LOC108701932 gene encoding taste receptor type 2 member 4, giving the protein MAFLINVTKTLYLIVTWTCGSILNSSIVVVYLKDWKNGMNLGECERTILTMGCTNLFLQCFLTINETISIFDLHGLFLKEFTLVGCILYFFLSYVSMWFTAWLSICYCVKLVNFSHQLFIQFKRQISSASTPFLFGSVLVSCLNNVPFIWTMDTEFLQNTTLSVDNFVYKVDLKFMSCNVVIGSCVPFLITSICMGLSVMSLLRHVQRMKNNTSQSWNPQLKSHVKACRTMSFLMILNLIFFVAVISVAIGLTQFKHVIIRRIIYWSTVMASPSAEAAILILGNTKLKLALPKILFW; this is encoded by the coding sequence ATGGCATTCCTCATAAATGTGACCAAGACATTGTATCTTATTGTAACTTGGACCTGTGGGTCCATCTTAAACTCATCCATTGTAGTTGTGTATCTCAAAGACTGGAAGAACGGAATGAACCTTGGTGAGTGTGAGCGGACCATTCTGACCATGGGGTGCACCAACCTTTTTTTGCAGTGCTTTTTAACCATCAATGAAACTATAAGTATTTTCGACCTGCACGGATTGTTTCTGAAAGAGTTCACTTTAGTTGGTTGTATATTGTACTTCTTTTTGAGCTATGTCTCCATGTGGTTCACTGCTTGGCTCTCCATCTGCTACTGCGTGAAACTGGTCAACTTTTCACATCAATTGTTTATTCAATTTAAAAGACAAATCTCCTCTGCAAGCACTCCATTCTTGTTTGGATCAGTGTTGGTTTCATGCTTAAATAATGTTCCCTTCATTTGGACAATGGATACAGAATTTCTGCAAAACACCACCTTATCAGTTGATAACTTTGTCTACAAAGTGGACCTTAAATTTATGTCTTGCAACGTTGTTATTGGTTCCTGTGTGCCTTTTCTCATAACTTCTATTTGCATGGGACTCAGTGTGATGTCCCTTCTGAGACATGTCCAGAGGATGAAGAACAATACTTCTCAGTCCTGGAATCCTCAGTTGAAGAGCCATGTGAAAGCTTGCAGGACAATGTCCTTCCTTATGATTTTGAACTTGATTTTCTTTGTGGCAGTTATTTCAGTGGCCATAGGTCTAACACAATTCAAGCATGTCATTATTAGACGTATAATATACTGGTCTACTGTTATGGCAAGTCCCTCAGCTGAAGCTGCCATTCTGATCCTTGGAAATACCAAGTTAAAATTGGCCTTGCCAAAGATCTTGTTTTGGTGA